A DNA window from Desulfovibrionales bacterium contains the following coding sequences:
- a CDS encoding HDOD domain-containing protein codes for MTGDIYSQIKSSGYLPPLPQVVAELMRATLSDKTSISDIAKIIQRDPSLTGYVLKVVNSPFYGLSRKITTPSQAIVILGLRAVQNISLTASVFQTFRGVKTKSAFSVERFWWHSLACALTNKHLSEEVGYDNSEEAFVAGLLHDIGKLVLYTNFSSDYEIVVRKHREGENLIVTEESFFGTNHADIGGWLLDSWNLQPFMVDAVRYHHRPLKRIVTALSLVKTTYLANVLSHALFETGVEAGLGEEAELVSKSLGVPLDYIDKLSEKLSKDIEELAECMGIAVETPGLSRSPSISYGQLDDLSEKKQKEICAAIKDVSLLLGMLRALLEARDREEAIDIIFEALSILFSFESALLMLVDNNGHKLVGKRAFGTKQDDLAEKIIIQLDKDGSIWQEALTSKCIARSREFFRNHSYAIIDEQIGNLLKAKDFIVVPLIHAGEIFGALALCAEKSWDESQESLLQVLAVHAASALKTHNLRERLFEADRLNKTIVYHAPIGLISLDKDGRIMRFNPMAKKVFEIPAARSMTGLNICDVFDVQSDMLKERFAPLLSGRYQEISPFEYRAPSGKTYWLCGKGVPLEDRNSLKGFLILMEDVTERIQAEETMQKYAASLEERVKTKTRALEESQAQLLRAARLAATGRLARRVAHEVNNPLGIIRNYLQIMSLKMPEDDPKKESMRIIDEEISRIASIIQQLVDFSRAEMINLQRLDINNLLQDLVKIMRDSYQEQGITMILDLSESPAYANVDIDKIKQVFINLIKNAAEAMPDGGEIRLATRLRDKDGRNLVAIEVADTGAGIPDDVKKHMFEPFYSSKGLSNSGLGLSVSYGIIKALGGDIAVESAVGKGTTLTIFLPAG; via the coding sequence TTGACCGGAGATATTTACAGCCAGATCAAATCCTCAGGATACTTGCCTCCACTTCCTCAGGTTGTGGCCGAACTCATGCGGGCCACCCTGAGTGATAAAACTTCTATAAGCGATATAGCCAAAATAATCCAGCGAGATCCTTCCCTTACCGGTTATGTGCTAAAGGTCGTAAATTCTCCCTTTTATGGTCTAAGCCGGAAGATTACCACGCCTTCTCAGGCCATCGTGATCCTGGGTCTCAGGGCCGTTCAGAATATCAGCCTGACCGCTTCTGTCTTCCAGACCTTTCGTGGGGTGAAAACAAAAAGCGCCTTTAGTGTCGAGCGATTCTGGTGGCATTCCCTGGCCTGTGCCCTGACCAACAAGCATCTGTCCGAAGAGGTCGGTTATGACAACAGCGAAGAGGCCTTTGTGGCCGGACTGTTGCACGATATCGGCAAACTGGTTCTCTATACAAACTTTAGCAGTGATTATGAAATAGTAGTCAGGAAACATCGGGAGGGAGAGAACCTGATTGTAACGGAAGAGAGCTTCTTCGGGACCAATCACGCGGATATTGGCGGATGGCTTCTGGATTCGTGGAACCTCCAGCCATTCATGGTGGATGCGGTTCGTTATCATCACCGGCCTCTTAAGAGAATAGTAACCGCCCTGTCCTTAGTCAAGACAACTTATCTGGCCAATGTGCTATCGCATGCCCTATTTGAAACCGGCGTTGAGGCCGGGCTTGGGGAAGAAGCGGAACTGGTGAGTAAATCACTGGGGGTTCCCTTAGATTATATAGATAAATTAAGCGAAAAACTGTCCAAGGATATTGAAGAACTTGCGGAGTGTATGGGTATCGCGGTTGAGACCCCCGGTCTTTCGCGCTCTCCGTCTATTAGTTACGGACAGTTGGATGATCTTTCAGAGAAGAAACAGAAAGAGATATGCGCTGCTATTAAGGATGTTTCACTTTTATTAGGGATGTTAAGAGCGCTCCTAGAGGCCAGGGATCGTGAAGAGGCTATTGATATAATCTTTGAGGCCCTTTCTATACTCTTTTCCTTTGAATCGGCCCTTCTCATGCTGGTGGATAATAATGGGCACAAGCTGGTCGGCAAAAGGGCCTTCGGCACGAAACAGGACGACCTGGCTGAAAAGATAATCATTCAACTGGATAAAGACGGCAGTATCTGGCAGGAGGCTTTGACCTCAAAGTGCATAGCCCGCTCCAGGGAATTTTTTCGCAACCATTCATACGCGATAATAGACGAACAGATCGGGAATCTCCTCAAGGCCAAAGATTTTATCGTTGTTCCGCTGATACACGCGGGAGAAATCTTTGGCGCGCTGGCTCTGTGTGCGGAAAAATCATGGGATGAATCACAAGAGAGCTTACTGCAGGTGCTGGCCGTTCACGCGGCCAGCGCCTTAAAAACGCATAATCTTAGGGAGCGGTTATTTGAAGCCGACCGCCTTAATAAAACTATAGTTTATCACGCCCCGATCGGCCTTATCTCCCTGGATAAGGACGGGAGGATTATGCGTTTTAACCCGATGGCTAAAAAAGTCTTTGAGATACCGGCCGCCAGGAGCATGACCGGCCTTAATATCTGTGATGTTTTCGATGTGCAGTCAGATATGCTTAAGGAGAGGTTCGCGCCGCTCCTTTCCGGGCGTTATCAGGAGATATCTCCTTTTGAATATCGTGCTCCATCCGGCAAAACCTATTGGTTATGCGGCAAAGGGGTGCCCTTGGAAGACCGGAACTCCCTTAAAGGTTTTTTGATCCTGATGGAAGATGTGACCGAACGCATCCAGGCTGAAGAGACCATGCAGAAGTATGCCGCTTCCTTAGAGGAGCGGGTAAAAACAAAGACCCGGGCCCTGGAAGAAAGTCAGGCCCAGCTCTTGCGTGCCGCGCGTCTTGCCGCTACCGGACGTCTTGCCCGTAGGGTGGCCCATGAAGTGAATAATCCGCTGGGTATAATACGCAACTATTTACAAATTATGAGCCTCAAGATGCCGGAAGACGATCCGAAGAAGGAATCAATGCGTATTATAGATGAAGAAATAAGTCGTATCGCTTCCATAATTCAACAGTTAGTAGATTTTTCCCGGGCGGAGATGATTAACCTCCAACGCCTGGATATTAATAATCTTCTTCAGGACCTGGTCAAAATTATGCGGGATTCTTATCAAGAGCAGGGTATTACCATGATTTTAGATTTGTCAGAGAGTCCGGCTTATGCTAATGTGGATATTGATAAAATCAAACAGGTCTTTATTAACCTGATCAAGAATGCGGCGGAGGCCATGCCGGACGGCGGAGAGATCCGGTTAGCTACGCGCCTGAGGGATAAAGACGGAAGGAATCTGGTGGCCATTGAGGTGGCTGATACAGGAGCCGGTATCCCTGACGACGTCAAAAAACATATGTTTGAACCCTTCTACAGCAGTAAGGGATTATCTAACTCCGGACTCGGGCTTTCAGTTTCTTATGGTATCATCAAGGCCTTGGGCGGCGACATTGCGGTGGAGAGCGCCGTAGGGAAGGGCACGACCCTTACCATTTTTCTGCCGGCGGGTTGA
- a CDS encoding response regulator, with product MYNILIIDDEKRMRDSLKVLLSGEGYEIETADSCQSGIECLKKGPYALVVTDLVTPRLTGFEVMDHVAKHCPETLVIAMTGYASLDSAVEAMRRGAYDYIVKPFNFDVMKLTVERAIDRVNLSRRVRKTEEKYKLLVEEINDGYFVLQDKKLVYANKTFAGMLGYKPEDITGRDFTYFIGLGTYPKFEQLLLTKNGDSVQEEFHFKSKEGADVPVEIRVTRTYTDDQPSLVGICRDIRERKALWDKIIRSEKLASLGGLIAGIAHELNNKLTPVLAYAELMGDSTLDPQNRRRIEIVANSAMGAKKVVESLLLFARQEKPQRKRIDINEVIHNALNLLQYQFKNEKIALRLDLKPDLPDIFADFHQMEQVFLNIIKNAFQSMDGTGGQLTICSLSDEKDIIVEISDTGIGIPPEILPIIFDPFFTTKAEGKGTGLGLSLCHGIVQEHGGEISVTSEPGRTTFQVKLPLNRPEADRGQDRYSSGDNTEREARKTILVIDDEESISLLLSELLEGKYEVARVSNGHEALKVMADREFDLIISDIKMPGMDGMEFFKWIETNKPLYKRKIVFTTGVTFDAEVHAFLEGTKNPYLTKPFKIAQLMEAVETTLARGEG from the coding sequence ATGTATAATATTTTGATTATTGATGATGAAAAACGGATGCGTGACAGCCTCAAGGTGCTTCTTTCGGGTGAGGGTTACGAGATTGAAACCGCCGATAGTTGTCAGAGCGGCATAGAGTGTCTGAAAAAAGGCCCTTATGCCTTGGTGGTTACGGACTTGGTTACTCCCCGATTGACCGGCTTTGAGGTGATGGATCATGTGGCCAAACATTGTCCTGAAACCTTAGTTATTGCTATGACCGGTTATGCCTCTCTGGACTCGGCCGTAGAGGCTATGCGCAGAGGCGCTTATGACTATATAGTTAAGCCCTTCAATTTTGACGTCATGAAATTGACGGTGGAGAGGGCTATAGATCGGGTCAACCTTTCCCGGCGGGTCAGGAAAACTGAAGAAAAATATAAATTGCTCGTAGAAGAAATAAACGATGGTTACTTTGTCTTACAGGATAAGAAATTGGTATATGCGAACAAGACCTTTGCCGGTATGTTGGGTTATAAACCGGAAGATATAACGGGCCGGGATTTTACATATTTTATCGGCCTTGGGACTTATCCTAAATTTGAGCAGTTACTATTGACTAAAAATGGAGATTCTGTCCAGGAGGAGTTTCATTTTAAAAGTAAAGAAGGGGCAGATGTCCCTGTAGAGATTCGGGTGACGCGGACTTATACGGATGATCAGCCTTCTCTGGTAGGGATATGCCGGGACATAAGAGAAAGAAAGGCATTATGGGATAAGATAATACGTTCGGAGAAACTGGCCTCACTAGGGGGACTTATTGCCGGGATCGCCCATGAATTAAACAACAAACTTACTCCGGTTCTGGCCTATGCCGAGCTGATGGGGGATTCTACGCTGGATCCTCAGAACCGGCGGCGAATTGAGATTGTCGCTAATTCGGCTATGGGAGCTAAAAAGGTCGTGGAATCGCTTCTCCTCTTCGCCCGTCAGGAAAAACCGCAGAGAAAGCGTATTGACATCAATGAAGTCATCCATAACGCCCTAAACTTGTTACAATATCAGTTTAAGAATGAAAAAATCGCCCTGAGACTGGATCTTAAACCTGATCTGCCGGATATCTTTGCCGATTTTCATCAAATGGAACAGGTTTTCCTGAATATAATCAAAAATGCCTTCCAGTCCATGGATGGGACAGGCGGACAATTAACCATTTGTTCGCTGAGTGATGAGAAAGATATTATAGTAGAAATTTCAGACACAGGTATCGGCATTCCCCCGGAAATCCTGCCGATTATCTTTGATCCGTTTTTTACCACTAAGGCCGAAGGCAAGGGCACAGGGTTAGGATTAAGTCTTTGTCACGGCATCGTGCAGGAGCATGGAGGCGAAATATCAGTGACCAGCGAGCCGGGCCGGACGACCTTTCAGGTCAAATTACCCTTAAACAGGCCTGAAGCCGACCGCGGACAAGATAGATATTCATCCGGCGATAATACGGAAAGAGAGGCCCGTAAGACCATCCTGGTTATTGATGATGAGGAAAGCATCTCCCTTCTTTTAAGTGAACTGCTGGAAGGTAAATATGAAGTCGCAAGGGTGTCGAACGGGCATGAGGCATTAAAGGTGATGGCGGACAGGGAATTCGATTTAATTATATCGGATATTAAAATGCCTGGTATGGATGGTATGGAATTTTTTAAATGGATTGAGACGAACAAGCCGTTGTATAAAAGGAAAATAGTTTTTACCACAGGAGTTACATTTGACGCTGAAGTCCACGCCTTTCTGGAGGGCACAAAAAACCCTTATCTTACTAAACCCTTCAAGATCGCCCAGCTTATGGAGGCCGTAGAGACGACATTGGCCAGAGGTGAAGGATAG
- a CDS encoding flagellar motor protein MotB, producing the protein MGKKKKHEEHVNHERWLVSYADFITLLFAFFVTMYASSRVDGQKMGYVMDSIQRAFGAIPLSEISGGGRSVLPGANVPAQPSFVSDKGAGYKEAEMKKAAEEIKKSLETKEKGLNQAVSISIDERGMVISIADKVFFDIGRATIREDIKPVLDDIAQTLLRVPNHIRIEGHTDNVPINTPQFPSNWELSTARASAIIRHLLTYHPFDPRKLSAAGYGEYRPVVPNDNEDGRSKNRRVDIVILRSGAEKEATGH; encoded by the coding sequence ATGGGCAAAAAGAAAAAACACGAAGAACACGTCAATCATGAACGATGGCTGGTCTCGTATGCGGACTTTATCACCCTGCTGTTCGCCTTTTTTGTCACCATGTATGCCTCGTCCCGCGTGGATGGCCAAAAGATGGGCTATGTTATGGACTCCATCCAGCGGGCCTTTGGCGCTATCCCCCTGTCAGAGATAAGCGGAGGGGGCAGAAGCGTACTGCCCGGGGCAAACGTCCCCGCCCAACCCAGTTTCGTGAGCGATAAGGGCGCCGGGTATAAAGAGGCGGAAATGAAGAAGGCCGCCGAAGAAATCAAAAAATCCCTGGAGACCAAGGAGAAGGGATTAAATCAGGCCGTCAGCATCTCTATCGATGAACGTGGTATGGTTATCAGTATCGCGGACAAGGTATTTTTTGATATCGGCCGGGCCACCATCCGCGAAGATATAAAACCCGTTCTGGACGATATAGCCCAGACCCTCTTAAGAGTGCCTAATCACATCCGTATTGAAGGGCACACGGACAATGTACCCATCAATACACCCCAATTCCCGTCCAACTGGGAATTATCAACTGCCCGGGCCTCAGCGATCATCCGGCATCTCTTAACATATCATCCGTTTGACCCCAGGAAACTGTCAGCGGCCGGCTACGGCGAATATCGCCCGGTAGTCCCGAATGATAACGAGGACGGACGTTCTAAAAACAGACGGGTGGATATAGTTATACTGCGCTCAGGGGCGGAGAAAGAAGCCACTGGTCATTAG
- a CDS encoding flagellar motor protein has protein sequence MDIATIVGLILGIGAIVGGQILEGGHLGSITQGTAAVIVFGGTFGAVFVSFPLKDIIGAIKSIGTVLSEPKEEPYQIIAQITSFANKARKEGILSLEKDAQDIQHPFLKKALMLAIDGIEPKSIRETMETELEYTEEYGAVAGKIFESAGGYAPTIGIIGAVLGLIHVMENLSDPSKLGPGIACAFVATVYGVGSANLIFLPVGNKLKLRNRDGIITKEMMLEGVVAVSIGENPRIIEEKLKSFLSEAAKEKPLPQTVREKG, from the coding sequence ATGGATATAGCAACCATCGTCGGTTTAATCTTAGGCATAGGCGCCATAGTCGGCGGCCAGATACTGGAAGGCGGCCACCTGGGCAGCATCACACAGGGAACCGCGGCCGTCATTGTCTTCGGGGGGACATTTGGGGCTGTATTTGTCAGTTTCCCTCTTAAGGATATTATCGGCGCTATAAAAAGCATCGGCACCGTACTGAGCGAACCGAAAGAAGAACCTTATCAAATTATCGCCCAGATAACCAGCTTTGCCAATAAGGCCCGCAAAGAAGGTATCCTATCCCTGGAAAAAGACGCCCAGGATATACAGCACCCCTTCCTGAAAAAGGCCCTCATGCTGGCCATTGACGGTATCGAGCCAAAGTCTATTCGCGAGACCATGGAAACGGAATTAGAATATACGGAAGAATACGGTGCGGTAGCCGGCAAGATATTTGAGTCAGCCGGCGGGTATGCGCCAACCATTGGCATCATAGGGGCAGTCTTGGGGCTGATTCATGTTATGGAAAACCTTTCCGACCCGAGCAAGCTGGGGCCTGGTATTGCCTGTGCCTTCGTGGCTACTGTCTATGGGGTGGGTTCGGCCAATCTGATCTTCCTGCCCGTCGGCAATAAATTAAAACTAAGGAACCGCGACGGTATAATTACCAAGGAAATGATGCTGGAAGGGGTGGTGGCCGTCTCCATCGGTGAAAATCCACGGATTATCGAAGAAAAGCTTAAATCCTTCCTGTCTGAGGCCGCCAAAGAAAAACCGCTGCCTCAGACCGTACGCGAGAAAGGATAG
- a CDS encoding HD domain-containing protein, whose translation MVKEMPESLSFIPIPLETLIEESSPDFDIYLRQGSEDEGFVLYREANLFLSHVQLVRLKHNGIGTVFIRSADRGKRLRYMAGQLRQMMERQNIPASKKAGIIYGLSKGVVENVMGDPRIENVEICKEVAAQHVALIISDEMAFQNFFKIMSYDYYTHTHSVNVCIFVTALIKALRLCDEQTMKVLGMGALLHDVGKSRIDKAILNKRGRLTPEEFAEIKKHPEMGFEIVQDSSPLPAAGAKIILNHHEKCDGSGYPRGLKGDEIDVYSKITCIVDIFDALTTNRCYKGALPGFSALEIMQNEMRDQVNQALLKELIVLIGKVSRH comes from the coding sequence ATGGTTAAGGAAATGCCGGAATCTTTATCTTTTATCCCTATCCCCCTCGAAACCCTTATTGAGGAAAGTTCTCCCGATTTTGATATTTATCTGCGACAAGGTAGTGAGGATGAGGGGTTTGTGCTTTATCGGGAGGCGAACCTCTTTTTATCCCATGTTCAGTTGGTACGCCTGAAACATAACGGAATTGGTACGGTTTTTATCCGGAGTGCGGATAGAGGCAAACGGTTACGCTATATGGCCGGTCAGCTCCGGCAGATGATGGAAAGACAGAATATACCGGCATCAAAGAAGGCCGGTATAATTTATGGCCTTAGCAAGGGCGTAGTAGAGAATGTCATGGGGGATCCGCGGATAGAGAATGTAGAGATATGCAAAGAAGTAGCTGCGCAGCATGTAGCCCTTATCATAAGCGATGAGATGGCGTTCCAGAACTTTTTTAAAATCATGTCTTACGATTATTATACGCACACTCATAGCGTGAATGTCTGCATTTTTGTAACGGCCTTAATCAAGGCCCTAAGATTGTGTGACGAACAGACTATGAAGGTACTGGGAATGGGGGCCTTGCTGCACGATGTAGGCAAGAGCCGTATAGATAAGGCCATTCTGAATAAAAGAGGGCGGCTTACTCCGGAAGAGTTCGCGGAGATTAAAAAACATCCTGAAATGGGGTTTGAAATCGTACAGGATAGTTCACCGCTGCCCGCGGCAGGCGCAAAAATTATTCTGAATCACCATGAGAAATGCGATGGTTCAGGTTATCCCCGTGGCTTGAAAGGCGACGAGATAGATGTGTATTCAAAGATAACTTGCATAGTGGATATTTTTGATGCCCTGACCACAAATCGATGTTATAAGGGTGCATTACCCGGTTTTTCAGCCCTGGAGATAATGCAAAATGAGATGAGGGATCAGGTGAATCAGGCCTTATTAAAGGAACTCATCGTTCTAATCGGCAAAGTTTCCAGGCATTAG
- a CDS encoding HDOD domain-containing protein, which produces MDGKDDVWEIDLDDDTGNSDELDPAVFKLISEQIEQLPPFPMVINQVLSMIEDPNATLADLSRIILNDPSLTGMILKVINSAYYGFNSKISTVSHAVSLLGFNEVKNMALSLPINDTLFAKTRSSGLSQADLWVHSVGVGICGRKIGEKVRYPVPEEAFVAGLLHDIGKTLLNDVFPDKFDQALHRAEEQQRALVDIEQELLTISHATIGFWLAQHWKLPDALTAAIQNHHQPLIAISDGNAGIRLEAIIFLADFLAKFLSLGFSGDRCLPPIGPEIVKHLAIKPEDVVSIAEAVQKDIQPTLRPFGLEIDLKSITAEDKTKMAGFFTTPD; this is translated from the coding sequence TTGGACGGCAAAGATGATGTGTGGGAGATAGACCTGGATGACGATACGGGAAACAGTGATGAACTTGATCCTGCCGTCTTTAAGCTTATCTCTGAACAGATAGAGCAATTGCCTCCATTCCCGATGGTGATTAATCAGGTCCTGTCTATGATCGAAGACCCGAATGCCACGCTTGCCGATCTGTCCAGGATTATTTTGAATGACCCGTCATTGACCGGCATGATATTGAAGGTTATAAATTCTGCTTATTATGGATTTAACAGTAAAATATCAACGGTTTCACATGCTGTAAGTCTTTTGGGGTTCAATGAGGTAAAAAATATGGCCTTAAGCCTGCCTATCAATGACACCCTTTTCGCTAAAACCAGGTCGTCTGGTCTTAGCCAGGCCGACTTATGGGTACACTCCGTAGGCGTGGGTATTTGTGGCCGTAAGATAGGGGAGAAAGTGCGCTACCCTGTCCCCGAAGAGGCTTTTGTAGCCGGTCTGCTGCACGACATTGGAAAAACCCTGTTAAATGATGTATTCCCGGATAAGTTTGACCAGGCGTTGCACAGGGCAGAGGAACAACAACGGGCGCTCGTGGATATTGAACAGGAGTTATTAACTATCTCGCATGCTACAATCGGCTTCTGGCTGGCCCAACACTGGAAGCTGCCGGATGCCTTAACCGCTGCTATTCAGAATCACCATCAGCCGCTCATTGCCATATCTGATGGAAATGCCGGTATACGTCTGGAAGCCATAATTTTCCTGGCTGATTTTTTGGCTAAATTCCTTTCGCTGGGGTTTAGTGGCGATAGATGCCTCCCTCCAATAGGACCGGAAATCGTTAAACATCTGGCTATTAAACCTGAAGATGTCGTCTCTATCGCCGAGGCTGTACAAAAGGATATCCAACCCACCTTACGGCCGTTTGGCCTGGAAATCGATTTGAAATCGATTACTGCTGAAGACAAGACAAAGATGGCTGGTTTTTTTACAACCCCGGATTAG
- the rsmI gene encoding 16S rRNA (cytidine(1402)-2'-O)-methyltransferase: MEPANKGVLYIVSTPIGNLEDITLRALRILKEVDIIVAEDTRWTRKLLSRYQIHVPLVSCHEHNQVEKSGELLEKLRLGIKAALVTDAGTPGISDPGYYIIRVALENGVRVIPVPGVSAVIAALSVSGLPADSFSFLGFLPRQSSRRKAVLQKLRYEKRPFVIYEAPKRLMATLRDILDEAGDRKMLLARELTKKFEELKWGMLSGVLDDLEGKDIRGEITLVFDGSREQEVFDEDTILNTIRWYQENTDLKLSGIVRKVAEELGVSKTEVYRLGLKFRKADS, from the coding sequence GTGGAACCAGCTAACAAAGGCGTACTCTACATAGTTTCCACCCCCATCGGTAATCTGGAGGATATTACTCTACGGGCCCTCAGGATATTAAAGGAAGTGGATATAATCGTTGCCGAAGATACCCGGTGGACGCGCAAGCTTCTTTCCCGCTACCAGATTCACGTCCCTCTTGTAAGCTGTCATGAACACAATCAGGTAGAAAAAAGTGGAGAGTTGTTAGAAAAGTTGCGTCTGGGTATTAAAGCAGCTTTGGTTACGGATGCGGGCACTCCCGGAATTTCGGATCCAGGTTATTATATCATCCGTGTGGCTTTAGAAAATGGGGTCAGGGTTATTCCTGTTCCCGGGGTTTCGGCGGTTATCGCCGCATTGAGTGTTTCGGGGCTGCCTGCAGATTCTTTCTCCTTCCTGGGTTTTTTGCCGCGGCAATCGTCGAGGCGTAAAGCTGTCTTACAGAAACTTCGTTACGAGAAGAGGCCCTTTGTCATTTATGAAGCGCCTAAGCGGCTGATGGCTACTCTGCGGGATATTTTAGATGAGGCAGGAGACCGTAAAATGCTCCTGGCGAGGGAATTGACCAAGAAGTTCGAAGAACTGAAATGGGGTATGCTGAGCGGGGTCCTGGACGACCTGGAGGGAAAAGATATTCGGGGTGAAATCACGTTGGTATTTGACGGCTCAAGGGAGCAGGAAGTGTTTGATGAGGATACAATACTTAATACTATCAGATGGTATCAAGAGAATACGGACTTAAAACTAAGCGGTATTGTCCGTAAGGTGGCTGAAGAGTTGGGCGTCTCGAAAACAGAGGTTTATCGCTTGGGGCTGAAATTTAGGAAAGCTGATAGCTGA
- a CDS encoding HPr family phosphocarrier protein — MAESYKRIMTTPKISKVCTIKNKLGLHARAAAKFVQTACRFKCDVRLARNGEETDGKSILDILTLACLRGTEVEISAVGEDAPEAVSALEKLINDKFGEEQ; from the coding sequence ATGGCTGAAAGCTATAAAAGAATAATGACTACTCCCAAAATCAGTAAGGTGTGTACGATCAAGAATAAACTTGGGCTCCATGCCCGGGCGGCGGCCAAATTTGTACAGACGGCCTGCCGTTTTAAATGCGATGTCCGGCTGGCCAGAAATGGTGAAGAGACAGATGGTAAAAGTATTCTGGATATATTGACACTGGCCTGTCTTAGGGGTACGGAAGTTGAGATTAGTGCTGTGGGGGAGGATGCGCCTGAGGCTGTCAGTGCCCTTGAAAAACTAATAAATGATAAGTTTGGGGAAGAACAGTGA